The following proteins are co-located in the Carassius gibelio isolate Cgi1373 ecotype wild population from Czech Republic chromosome A21, carGib1.2-hapl.c, whole genome shotgun sequence genome:
- the LOC127941519 gene encoding uncharacterized protein LOC127941519 isoform X1 produces the protein MVVHWLKTEVTAAERQPERRRLRQRGGSYRQESAAESRRQRVGGRESAAESRRQRVGGRESAAESRRQRVGGRESAAESRRQRVGGRESAAESRRQRVGGRGREAFGYRPESRRQRVGGRGRSAAESRRQRQRVGMPRPKKRATIAKRLYAQRCANTEVTLNPLKKNDALLSPKAGSIENPCKLASVNASVNLANLHLSPKQTLENPCKPLKTLENPCKPLKTLENPCKPLKTLENPCKPLKTLENPCKPLKTLENPCKPLKTLENSEKKEKVLTNIHEISVNTLPAYCDFSQQSVQKGSLGQAVGSSFPRSSGKALYSEVVKRPSKVCESVKTEVRTCDFQVDSGKLGRPQMRYPMKSKSKPMQSEQNIPAICHESALGVCSDFPQKSMLRGSFDQADARFGDSRNRQCGAISLTAVLKSKLKNVLTWSTPDLDGVLVAGTRLYESLRKHGNIKDREVKGRNYIAVHELPRRHMLGNTTFSIEYAPSLTGFVNVNEYHEYDQAISAVAMPLDVALQQTLLSADAFLLTICANTSAVIKQGSWYAVVDSHAIRTDTSCVVYHRTIESLYDYINDMAQLFGVPEPPFEITGVLVHADAEVSDPLQEAGSSSFPCSSGKALYSDVLKRIPKVRESVKTEPKTPDYPVPVDEVADVRNPNLPTQTASNVLPSKGKRLRKEKHIELSGKRVTKSHAETVITDDLMITDVSVPDVFFSPLTHNEKQVLCELIQMSNDNSDHNVINFGPISAPCQTKAIKPDGNCFFRSLAHAICGSEEKHLKVRRAVVKHLKMNTPLFERYVRSEYSSAEDYLTRSRMFYSGSWVTEIDIFVAADLFKTTIMTFNDSRWNAHKPTGEVSTQNAIYLKHCNRNHYEVVTCVKHRDRDAVCAGACGNAVSNEVSKPCLRKRKVSDVAECCPSKRHRERYRNDSEYRKKQLKYKKSKYGNDPDYRQNIIEHAKTKYCDDTVYRGEKMEYDKEKYMRDRYYREKKREILRDKYLKNVDVRLSKCQRSKAKYLTNIQFQKRVCQYSRLKYKYNVSFQASVCEYSKKKYLQDLAFKARAREYSKKKYLQDLAFKARAREYSKKKYLQDLAFKARACEYSKKKYLQDLAFKARVREYSKKKYLQDLAFKARVREYSKKKYLQNLAFKARVREYSVMKYHKEMNFRVLTIQKGCEKYARKKEQQDIDVAIGHFRQEISSGPEFVCSVCHRLLFRKQVVECRRQCYEDKGVKIAALGRRCITTRYVHVCDQKCEGSSARSSGCKLWICLTCHRKILCGQLPEESVANNMHLVDVPNQLKCLNSLEQHLIARNIPFMKLLCLPRGKQHGCHGPVVCVPVNATDVSNILPRNECDDKMIRIKLKRKLTYKGHYEYKYVHTDRVRNALKYLIRFNKWFSDVEINRQWINSLNEPEENVVDEMEQQDVVEKIDDENDLDEQQEEDLTYIKEQSGLLSDTSLQPVDIGSEVIDQHFQDVLNLAPAEGNSPVSLLSDRSNEAKCFPVLYPTGGPTFHDKREVKITLSRYLNARILNADGRFARSTDFIFYAQYLSEIDQVVSNVSIALRKGSEKSLLTEVTSDVLTKPDSLSKILNFDEGYKFLRPIRGTPPYWQSTQKDLFALVRQLGIPTFFASFSSADLRWPEMISTIIKQEGKNLKADELDWSEKCGLIRRNPVTAARMFDHRWHCFLRDVIMSSAQPIGKIVDYFYRVEFQQRGSPHVHCLFWVENAPTLKEDNEENDGLVASFIDRYITCETPSEDETELFETVNGVQKHSVRHSKTCRKKKTVCRFNFPRPPSSRTFITRGGSRDDLKSCDGKDTARTVLERVKKALTASDMDYDSTDAFFESIGINQALFEKVYAQCSKKKSVVLKRSPKDVWVNQYNKHLLRAWQGNMDIQYVTDAYSVVVYIISYITKAEQEMGLLLQRAQNEAMNGNLEVRSSLKMLGSVYLHNREVSAQEAVYRLTGMHLKECSRKVQFIPIGLNPVKMSLPLRVIKNKVDQSGEEASFWMTSLVDRYKNRPNTEEFETQCLASFCSENRILSKSEVSSQKKSSEDKVIKLNNDCGYMMKRTRTDPAVVRYPRFSPKKDPEKYFHSLLQLFLPHYEDCQLKPESFSTYEEFYNSGAVKCGRNVTPVKCIVDANRALFEKESDKIDRAQQLLEQGVDLEDAWAALCPETEKERHECLELRKSNTIPDEDDSECSIPDLVANPRTPYGIETNQAGMSREEALCLLRSLNAQQCAIFYKVRKWCLEKLLGENPEPFHLFVTGGAGTGKSHLIKAIYYESSRLLSQLSENPDDRSVILTASTGVASFQIGASTIHNTFSIGANVKLPYQPLSDDKINSLRAKLGGLQILIIDEVSMVDHHLLSYVHGRLRQIKQTGDYSIFGRVSLVCVGDFYQLPPVKGIPLYVDPKGVNLWDTNFEIAELTQVVRQQDASFAEMLNRLRVHKKNETLSPNDIDMLKQRETGEECDAIHIFPTNAQVDEYNIQKLNEHCPEAITIHARDFARNPETGRIERKVGFHAKVFNSCLDKCVSLGVGARVMLRKNVDVSDGLVNGACGTVVHISRKQRRDDDEDDDFPSAIHVEFDDPNVGKVQRSKLRQKFSPNSTVIEVEEDQVSNDGGLRRQFPLKLAWACTVHKVQGLTVDQAVVSLDKVFSPGQAYVALSRVRTLDGLIINNFKDSVIYCNEKIDSAMKNMPRLALENYSFVKTPGVFTIALHNVQSLRAHVQDLQVHRQIMNADCICLTETWLKVEDQVQIPGFVFKSNPRAKCYDNSTPLFTDLKQQRGGGVGLFCCENIHFNVRVPEPCNLECLYFAVPHLSLNAALLYRPNSYPLNLFRQNMLHVIDELEKQSGKKVIMGDFNEDILTSSTIGTLMELHGYSQHVQHPTTEKASNWHTTAGQVYNWRRAILRFQHGQSPVNPACNSNK, from the exons atggTGGTTCACTGGCTAAAGACCGAGGTGACTGCGGCAGAGAGGCAGCCAGAGAGGCGGCGACTGCGGCAGAGAGGCGGCAGCTATCGTCaagagtcggcggcagagagtcggcggcagagagtcggcggcagagagtcggcggcagagagtcggcggcagagagtcggcggcagagagtcggcggcagagagtcggcggcagagagtcggcggcagagagtcggcggcagagagtcggcggcagagagtcggcggcagagagtcggcggcagagagtcggcggcagagagtcggcggcagaggCAGAGAGGCGTTTGGCTATCGTccagagagtcggcggcagagagtcggcggcagaggcagatcggcggcagagagtcggcggcagaggCAGAGAGTCGGCATGCCGCGACCGAAGAAGAGGGCGACGATAGCCAAACGTCTTTATGCTCAGAGATGTGCAAATACAGAGGTTACGCTGAATCCtcttaaaaaaaatgatgcattgTTGTCACCAAAAGCTGGCAGCATTGAAAACCCTTGCAAACTCGCATCAGTAAATGCATCAGTAAACCTTGCAAACTTGCATCTGTCACCTAagcaaacccttgaaaacccttgcaaacccttgaaaacccttgaaaacccttgcaaacctttgaaaacccttgaaaacccttgcaaacccttgaaaacccttgaaaacccttgcaaacccttgaaaacccttgaaaacccttgcaaacccttgaaaacccttgaaaacccttgcaaacccttgaaaacccttgaaaactcagaaaaaaaagaaaaagtgcttaCAAATATACATGAAATTTCTGTGAATACTTTACCTGCATATTGTGATTTTTCACAGCAATCAGTGCAGAAAGGTTCTCTTGGTCAAGCAGTTGGCAGCAGTTTTCCACGGTCTTCCGGTAAAGCCCTTTACAGTGAAGTTGTAAAACGCCCTTCCAAGGTATGTGAATCAGTCAAGACTGAGGTAAGGACATGTGATTTTCAAGTAGACTCAGGCAAGCTCGGTCGACCCCAGATGAGGTACCCAATGAAAAGCAAATCAAAACCCATGCAATCTGAACAAAACATTCCTGCAATTTGCCATGAAAGTGCTTTGGGTGTTTGTTCTGATTTTCCCCAGAAATCCATGCTAAGAGGATCTTTTGATCAAGCTGATGCCCGCTTTGGAGATTCACGCAACAGGCAGTGTGGAGCAATCAGTCTGACAGCGGTGTTGAAAAGCAAGCTGAAGAATGTGCTGACGTGGTCAACACCAGATCTGGACGGTGTCTTGGTTGCAGGAACACGTCTTTACGAGTCTCTAAGAAAACATGGTAACATAAAAGATAGAGAAGTCAAGGGTAGGAATTACATTGCAGTCCATGAATTACCGAGGAGACACATGTTGGGTAATACTACATTTTCCATCGAGTACGCTCCGTCTCTGACTGGTTTTGTTAATGTCAATGAGTACCACGAGTATGACCAAGCCATAAGCGCTGTAGCCATGCCACTTGATGTAGCCCTTCAGCAAACTCTACTGAGTGCTGATGCTTTCTTGTTAACCATTTGTGCCAACACATCTGCAGTTATTAAGCAGGGGTCATGGTATGCAGTCGTTGACTCTCATGCCATCAGGACAGACACAAGTTGTGTAGTCTATCACCGTACCATAGAGTCTCTGTACGACTATATCAATGACATGGCACAGTTGTTTGGGGTACCTGAGCCACCATTTGAGATAACTGGAGTTTTGGTTCATGCAGATGCAGAAGTGTCTGATCCGCTGCAAGAAGCAGGCAGCAGCAGTTTCCCATGCTCTTCCGGTAAAGCCCTCTACAGTGATGTCTTAAAACGCATACCAAAGGTACGTGAATCTGTGAAGACTGAGCCAAAGACCCCTGATTATCCAGTACCTGTGGATGAAGTTGCAGATGTGAGAAACCCTAACCTTCCAACACAGACAGCCTCTAATGTGTTGCCAAGTAAAGGTAAAAGATTGAGGAAAGAAAAGCACATTGAGCTGTCAGGTAAACGGGTTACAAAATCCCACGCTGAAACTGTTATAACCGATGATTTGATGATCACTGATGTTTCAGTTCCAGatgtctttttttctcccttaacaCATAATGAGAAGCAAGTTTTATGTGAGCTCATACAAATGTCCAATGATAACAGTGACCATAATGTCATAAACTTTGGTCCCATTTCAGCTCCGTGTCAGACAAAGGCCATTAAACCAGATGGCAACTGTTTTTTCAGATCGTTGGCACATGCGATATGTGGAAGCGAAGAGAAACACTTGAAGGTTCGCCGTGCAGTTGTGAAACATCTGAAGATGAATACTCCACTGTTTGAGAGGTATGTGAGAAGTGAGTATTCTTCAGCAGAGGATTATCTGACACGATCTAGAATGTTTTATTCTGGCTCATGGGTAACAGAAATTGACATATTTGTTGCGGCCGATCTTTTCAAAACCACCATAATGACTTTTAATGACAGCCGATGGAATGCGCACAAACCTACTGGAGAGGTATCCACTCAGAATGCAATTTATCTGAAACACTGTAACCGTAATCATTATGAAGTTGTGACATGTGTTAAGCACCGAGATCGAGATGCTGTTTGTGCAGGAGCATGTGGAAATGCGGTGTCAAATGAGGTCAGCAAACCATGTCTGCGTAAGAGAAAGGTAAGCGATGTCGCAGAATGTTGTCCCTCCAAAAGGCATCGGGAGAGATATCGCAACGACAGTGAGTacagaaaaaaacaactgaaGTACAAGAAGTCAAAATATGGTAACGACCCTGATTACAGACAAAACATAATTGAGCAtgccaaaacaaaatattgtgatGACACCGTTTACAGGGGCGAAAAAATGGAGTatgataaagaaaaatatatgagGGATAGATattacagagagaaaaaaagagaaattcttcgtgataaatatctaaaaaatgttgatgttcgTTTATCAAAGTGTCAACGTTCTAAGGCCAAGTATTTGACCAATATTCAGTTCCAAAAACGTGTTTGCCAGTATTCTagattgaaatataaatataatgtctcTTTTCAGGCAAGTGTATGTGAGTactcaaagaaaaaatatctgcaagaCCTGGCCTTCAAAGCAAGAGCGCgtgagtattcaaagaaaaaatatctgcaagaCCTGGCCTTCAAAGCAAGAGCGCgtgagtattcaaagaaaaaatatctgcaagacctggccttcaaagcaagagcgtgtgagtattcaaagaaaaaatatctgcaagacctggccttcaaagcaagagtgcgtgagtattcaaagaaaaaatatctgcaagacctggccttcaaagcaagagtgcgtgagtattcaaagaaaaaatatctgcaaaacctaGCCTTCAAAGCAAGAGTGCGTGAGTATTCTGTGATGAAATACCATAAAGAAATGAACTTCCGTGTGCTTACAATacaaaaaggttgtgaaaaatatgCAAGAAAGAAGGAACAACAAGACATTGATGTTGCTATTGGTCATTTTAGACAAGAAATTAGTAGTGGTCCAGAGTTTGTGTGCTCTGTCTGTCACCGTTTACTTTTCAGAAAGCAGGTTGTTGAATGTAGAAGACAATGCTATGAAGACAAAGGTGTAAAAATCGCTGCTTTGGGAAGAAGATGCATCACAACCAGGTATGTTCATGTCTGTGATCAAAAGTGTGAAGGATCTTCTGCTCGTTCCTCAGGATGCAAATTATGGATTTGTCTAACGTGTCATCGAAAAATCCTTTGTGGACAACTGCCCGAAGAGAGCGTTGCAAACAACATGCATTTAGTGGATGTTCCAAATCAACTGAAGTGCCTCAACTCTTTGGAACAACATCTCATTGCACGTAACATTCCTTTTATGAAATTACTGTGCCTTCCTCGTGGTAAACAACATGGATGCCATGGCCCTGTAGTGTGCGTCCCAGTTAATGCCACAGATGTGTCCAATATCCTTCCACGAAATGAATGTGACGACAAGATGATAAGGATCAAACTGAAACGCAAGTTGACCTACAAAGGGCATTATGAGTACAAGTATGTACACACTGATCGTGTTAGAAATGCTCTGAAATATTTAATCCGGTTCAATAAGTGGTTCAGTGATGTGGAGATTAATCGGCAGTGGATCAACTCTTTGAATGAACCCGAAGAAAATGTTGTAGATGAAATGGAGCAACAAGACGTAGTTGAAAAGATTGATGACGAAAATGACCTTGATGAACAGCAAGAGGAAGACCTTACCTACATCAAAGAGCAAAGTGGTCTTTTGTCAGATACGTCATTGCAACCTGTGGACATCGGTTCAGAAGTAATTGATCAGCATTTCCAGGATGTATTAAATCTGGCACCTGCTGAAGGTAACAGTCCTGTTAGTTTGTTATCTGATAGGTCTAACGAAGCAAAATGTTTCCCTGTTCTGTATCCAACCGGTGGTCCGACATTTCATGATAAGAGGGAGGTAAAAATAACATTGTCGAGATACTTGAATGCAAGAATCCTCAATGCAGATGGACGTTTTGCACGAAGCACAGACTTCATTTTCTATGCGCAGTATCTGTCGGAGATTGATCAAGTTGTATCCAATGTTTCAATCGCTTTGCGCAAAGGATCTGAGAAGAGTTTGTTGACTGAAGTGACATCAGATGTGCTAACAAAACCAGACTCGTTATCTAAAATCTTGAATTTTGATGAAGGATACAAGTTTTTGAGACCAATCCGTGGAACACCTCCATATTGGCAGTCTACTCAAAAGGACCTTTTTGCACTTGTAAGACAGCTAGGTATTCCAACTTTCTTTGCATCCTTTAGTTCTGCGGATCTCAGATGGCCAGAAATGATTAGTACCATAATCAAACAAGAAGGGAAAAATCTGAAAGCAGATGAACTTGACTGGTCTGAAAAATGTGGATTGATTAGACGAAACCCAGTGACTGCTGCAAGAATGTTTGATCATAGATGGCATTGTTTTCTGAGAGATGTAATCATGTCTTCAGCTCAACCGATCGGTAAGATAGTAGATTACTTTTATCGGGTAGAGTTTCAACAGCGTGGATCTCCTCATGTTCACTGTCTGTTTTGGGTTGAAAATGCCCCAACGTTAAAAGAAGACAATGAAGAAAACGATGGTTTGGTTGCTAGTTTCATTGATCGTTACATCACTTGTGAGACCCCAAGCGAGGATGAAACTGAACTGTTTGAGACTGTCAACGGTGTTCAGAAGCACAGTGTCAGACATTCAAAGACGTGTCGTAAGAAAAAGACAgtttgcagatttaattttccacgaCCCCCATCAAGCCGTACCTTTATTACAAGAGGTGGTAGTCGAGACGATTTGAAAAGCTGTGATGGAAAAGATACTGCACGTACAGTTTTAGAAAGAGTGAAAAAGGCTTTAACAGCTTCTGATATGGATTATGACTCTACTGATGCATTTTTTGAGTCCATTGGTATTAACCAAGCTCTCTTTGAGAAGGTGTATGCGCAGTGTTCCAAAAAGAAATCCGTTGTCCTTAAAAGAAGTCCGAAAGACGTCTGGGTGAACCAgtataataaacatttactgcGTGCCTGGCAAGGCAACATGGATATCCAGTACGTCACTGATGCTTACTCCGTAGTGGTTTACATTATCAGTTACATCACAAAAGCAGAACAAGAAATGGGATTGTTGCTGCAACGTGCGCAAAATGAAGCCATGAATGGAAACCTTGAAGTGAGATCATCACTGAAGATGCTTGGTAGTGTATATCTTCACAACAGAGAAGTTTCTGCTCAAGAGGCTGTGTATCGTCTGACCGGTATGCACTTGAAGGAATGTTCTCGTAAAGTCCAGTTTATTCCAATTGGATTGAATCCTGTAAAGATGAGTTTGCCTCTTCGTGTCATCAAAAACAAAGTTGATCAGTCTGGTGAAGAAGCTAGCTTTTGGATGACTAGTCTGGTTGACCGATACAAGAATAGGCCAAACACGGAAGAGTTTGAGACCCAATGTCTTGCAAGTTTTTGCTCTGAAAACAGGATCTTGTCAAAATCGGAGGTTTCTTCACAAAAAAAGTCTTCTGAAGACAAGGTGATCAAGCTTAACAACGACTGTGGTTATATGATGAAGAGAACTCGAACTGACCCTGCTGTTGTTCGATATCCGAGATTTTCTCCCAAAAAAGATCCAGAAAAGTACTTTCATTCATTGTTGCAACTTTTCTTGCCACATTATGAAGATTGTCAGCTCAAGCCTGAGAGTTTTAGCACTTATGAGGAATTCTACAACAGTGGTGCTGTGAAATGTGGGAGAAATGTGACTCCAGTCAAATGTATTGTTGATGCTAATCGAGCACTCTTTGAAAAGGAAAGTGACAAAATTGATCGAGCTCAACAGCTTTTGGAGCAAGGTGTTGATTTGGAAGATGCTTGGGCTGCGTTATGTCCTGAAACTGAAAAGGAACGTCACGAGTGCTTAGAACTAAGGAAGAGTAATACAATTCCTGATGAAGATGATTCTGAGTGTTCTATTCCAGATCTTGTAGCGAACCCTCGAACTCCATACGGTATTGAAACCAATCAGGCTGGAATGTCTAGAGAAGAGGCATTATGTTTACTGCGATCATTAAATGCACAACAATGTGCAATCTTTTACAAAGTGCGGAAATGGTGTTTAGAGAAACTTCTTGGTGAAAACCCTGAACCATTTCACTTGTTTGTCACTGGTGGAGCAGGCACAGGCAAGAGTCATTTAATCAAAGCGATCTACTATGAATCTTCCAGACTTTTATCTCAGCTGTCCGAAAACCCTGATGATAGAAGTGTGATTTTAACTGCGTCAACCGGAGTGGCCAGTTTTCAAATTGGTGCTTCTACAATCCATAATACCTTTTCCATAGGTGCTAATGTCAAACTGCCATATCAGCCCCTAAGTGATGACAAAATCAATTCACTGCGTGCAAAACTTGGAGGTTTGCAGATTCTGATCATTGATGAGGTGTCTATGGTTGACCATCACCTTTTGTCTTATGTTCATGGTAGATTGAGACAAATTAAGCAAACTGGTGACTACTCAATTTTTGGAAGAGTCAGTTTGGTCTGTGTTGGTGATTTTTATCAGCTACCGCCAGTCAAGGGAATTCCCCTGTACGTTGATCCAAAAGGAGTGAATCTTTGGGACACCAACTTTGAAATTGCTGAACTAACACAAGTTGTCAGGCAACAAGATGCATCTTTTGCTGAAATGTTAAATCGTCTGAGAGTTCATAAAAAGAACGAAACTCTAAGCCCAAATGACATCGACATGTTGAAGCAACGTGAAACTGGTGAAGAATGCGATGCTATTCATATATTCCCTACAAATGCTCAGGTTGATGAGTACAATATACAGAAACTTAATGAGCATTGTCCTGAGGCAATCACTATTCACGCTAGAGACTTTGCTAGAAATCCAGAAACTGGAAGAATAGAAAGGAAAGTTGGATTTCATGCAAAAGTTTTCAACTCGTGTTTGGACAAATGTGTTTCCTTGGGTGTTGGTGCCAGAGTAATGCTTAGGAAAAATGTTGATGTTTCTGATGGACTTGTCAATGGAGCCTGTGGCACAGTTGTCCACATAAGCAGAAAACAAAGacgtgatgatgatgaagatgatgacttCCCATCAGCTATCCATGTTGAATTTGATGATCCAAATGTTGGTAAAGTTCAGAGATCGAAGCTGCGACAGAAATTTTCTCCAAATTCGACTGTTATTGAAGTGGAAGAAGATCAAGTCTCAAACGATGGTGGTTTAAGACGTCAGTTTCCACTTAAATTGGCATGGGCATGCACCGTTCATAAAGTGCAAGGACTCACAGTAGATCAAGCGGTCGTCTCACTTGACAAGGTATTTTCTCCGGGACAAGCATATGTTGCACTGAGTCGTGTGAGAACCCTCGATGgactaataattaataacttcAAAGACTCTGTCATATATTGTAATGAGAAAATTGACTCCGCTATGAAAAACATGCCCCGACTTGCTTTAGAAAATTACAGTTTTGTAAAGACACCTGGCGTGTTTACAATTGCTCTTCATAATGTACAAAGTCTTCGAGCTCATGTTCAAGATCTTCAAGTTCACAGACAGATAATGAATGCAGATTGCATCTGTTTAACTGAAACGTGGCTAAAAGTTGAAGACCAAGTACAGATTCCAGGATTTGTTTTTAAGAGCAATCCAAGAGCTAAATGTTATGACAACAGTACTCCACTTTTcactgatttaaaacaacaaagagGAGGTGGAGTTGGACTATTCTGTTgtgaaaacattcattttaatgtcAGGGTTCCAGAACCTTGTAACTTGGAATGTCTATACTTTGCAGTTCCACATCTAAGTTTGAATGCTGCTTTGCTGTACAGACCTAATTCATATCCACTTAATCTGTTTCGACAAAATATGTTGCATGTTATTGATGAGCTGGAGAAACAGTCAGGAAAGAAAGTGATTATGGGAGACTTCAATGAGGACATCTTGACATCATCTACAATTGGTACACTAATGGAACTACATGGATACAGTCAACATGTGCAACACCCTACCACTGAAAAAG CTTCCAACTGGCATACAACTGCAGGGCAAGTGTACAACTGGAGACG CGCTATCCTGAGATTCCAACATGGTCAGAGTCCAGTTAATCCAGCCTGTAATTCAAACAAGTGA